The stretch of DNA TGAACGACGCTTCCGCGCAGGCGGGTACTGGTCAGGCTGGTGCTGACAATAGTCAGGTCAATGCTGCCGGTGCCGCAGCTGCCGCTAACGCTACTAACGGCGACAAAGCAACCGGCGACGCAAACAAGGCTGATGCGACCGACACTGCCGATGGCAAGGACGGCGAGAACACGCTGACACCGCTCGGGCAGGCGAAGAAGGAAGCCGCGGACTACCTCGATGCGCTCCAACGCGAGCGTGCCGAATTCGTCAACTTCCGCAACCGCTCCAAGAAAGAGCAGGAGATCTTCCGCCAGCATGGCATCATCGATGTGCTGACCGCGTTGCTCCCGGCTCTCGACGACATCGACCGCATCCGCGAGCACAGCGATCTGGACGATTCGTTCGCCGCCGTTGCCAACAAGATCGACAAGGCGTTCGAGAAATTCGGCGTGGAGAAGTTCGGCAAGAAGGGCGAAACCTTCGATCCGACCAAACACGAGGCGATACTTCACAAACCGGACGCCAACGCGACCGAAGAGACTGTGGACACCGTCGTAGAGGCGGGCTATCGCATCGGCGACCGGGTGATCCGGGCCGCCCGTGTGGTGGTGGCTTCCCCGAAGGCCTAGCGGGTTTCCGCAATGACGTAATACGTAGAGTGCGATTCCCCGCGTGGCCGGAGGGTCGCACTTATCGTTTGTAAAGTCGTTGCAGGGAATGTATCGGCTTAGCCCGAGAAGGAGGGCAGTGATATGGCTGAGAATGAATGGCTAGATAAAGATTTTTACAAGGTGCTCGGCGTCTCCAAGGACGCGACGAGCGCGGAGATCACCAAGGCTTACCGCAAGCTCGCGCGTAAGTATCATCCCGATCTCAACAAGACCAAAGAGGCCGAGGAGAAGTTCAAGGACATCTCGGAGGCCTACGATGTGCTCAACAACGAGGACCAGCGTCGCAAGTACGACGCTATCCGCCAGTTCGCGGGCGGCGGCGCAAGGTTCGCCGGCGGTTCCGGACAAGGCGGATTTGGCGGCGGAGCCTCCGACTTCTCCGACATCTTCGGTTCGATGTTCGGCGGCGGCGCGGGCGGCCCCGGCGGGGTTCGTTTCTCGACCTCCGGCGGCGGTCCGACCAACTTGAACGACATCTTCTCGATGTTCGGCAACGCGGCTGGCCAGGGTGCCGGCGGCTATGCGGGAGCAGGCTCGCCTTACGGTGGCGGTTTCGGCGGCGGGTCGAGTACCTACCGCGAACCGCAGGAACCGGTGCGCGGCGAGGACCGTAACTCGAAGATCACGCTGACCTTCCGTCAGGCCGTGAAGGGCGCGACCGTTTCGCTCAAAGCAGGCGGACGCAAGTTCAAGACCCACATCCCGGCCGGCGTCAAGGACGGGCAGAAGATCCGGCTTCCCGGCAAGGGCAAGCTCGGCTCCAACGGCGGGCGCGCAGGCGATATGTACCTGCAGATCCACGTGAAGAACGACACGAAGTTCAGCCTCGACGGCAACAACATCGTGATGCCGTTGCCGGTGACCATCGGCGAGGCCGTTGCCGGCGCCCGCGTCAAGGCGCTCGACTTCGACGGCAACGAAGTGACGTTCCGCGTGCCGGCCGGTACGTCGAGCGGCACCGAGGTTCGTGTCGGCGGCAAGGGTGTTCCTGGTCGTGATGGTGACTTGGTCGGGCGCGTGGAGATTCGCGTGCCGAGCAGGCCCAGCATGGCGCAGAAGCACGACGCCAAGGAATTCGACAAGAATTCCGGTGAGTTCGTCGACGAGGTGGCCAAAGAGCGCGAGTGATTCGCGCGGCTGAGGCTACAGCAAAACCGGGTAGAGATGAGTGATATTCGGCTTGAATTTTGCGGAAATGGTTTGACGGTCGGTTAGTTGTGAATCGGCTGTCGAACCCGACAATGAAATGACCGGTTGAAGAACCGTTGGTTTGGTTCAGGTGCCGGCTGAAATGTGTGGTTGACGTATTGATTTGATGGATCGCGACGATTGGTCGTATTCATCAAGTCAAGCGATAGGCTGTTTGATTGGCCTATTCGTGAGTATCTAGGATATCTGCGGATAGGTCAATTAAGCAGTTCTGGGTTGGCTAGGCATTTTGTATGACATTGGCGAATAAAGAGGTCAGCGTCATACGTTATGAATGAAGTGACAGACAACGACGAGCGGAGGTGAATGTGATGGCTCGGATTTCTCGTGAAGTACAG from Bifidobacterium sp. ESL0728 encodes:
- the grpE gene encoding nucleotide exchange factor GrpE translates to MSGFDKDDYLKDLPDPDDAWLNSMAGFNAPGEGFGGSPDGANPAEPEQTSAGATGEKAGETMSSEQSNDKADDEAKQNPDGTAASAANNNDNTNVNDASAQAGTGQAGADNSQVNAAGAAAAANATNGDKATGDANKADATDTADGKDGENTLTPLGQAKKEAADYLDALQRERAEFVNFRNRSKKEQEIFRQHGIIDVLTALLPALDDIDRIREHSDLDDSFAAVANKIDKAFEKFGVEKFGKKGETFDPTKHEAILHKPDANATEETVDTVVEAGYRIGDRVIRAARVVVASPKA
- a CDS encoding DnaJ C-terminal domain-containing protein translates to MAENEWLDKDFYKVLGVSKDATSAEITKAYRKLARKYHPDLNKTKEAEEKFKDISEAYDVLNNEDQRRKYDAIRQFAGGGARFAGGSGQGGFGGGASDFSDIFGSMFGGGAGGPGGVRFSTSGGGPTNLNDIFSMFGNAAGQGAGGYAGAGSPYGGGFGGGSSTYREPQEPVRGEDRNSKITLTFRQAVKGATVSLKAGGRKFKTHIPAGVKDGQKIRLPGKGKLGSNGGRAGDMYLQIHVKNDTKFSLDGNNIVMPLPVTIGEAVAGARVKALDFDGNEVTFRVPAGTSSGTEVRVGGKGVPGRDGDLVGRVEIRVPSRPSMAQKHDAKEFDKNSGEFVDEVAKERE